A portion of the Deltaproteobacteria bacterium genome contains these proteins:
- a CDS encoding YihA family ribosome biogenesis GTP-binding protein: MKISSVDFVGAAAKIGAYPQLSHPEIAFAGRSNVGKSSLINSLLNRKIARTSSTPGRTQQLNFFEINKKLTFVDLPGFGYAKVSKQDRQQWRHLIEDYLITSKNLRGVVIIVDIRRGPEEEEAALCNFLMHYRRAFLIVATKCDKLKRGQIEQQRKMISMRLGSIPPFLFSAETGAGKEELWQALLDLTALDSQAPFPERPDA; the protein is encoded by the coding sequence ATGAAAATTTCTTCAGTCGATTTTGTCGGCGCCGCCGCCAAGATCGGCGCCTATCCGCAGCTTTCGCATCCAGAGATTGCTTTTGCCGGGCGCTCGAACGTCGGCAAATCGTCATTGATTAACTCTCTACTCAACCGCAAAATCGCCCGCACGAGTTCCACACCGGGGCGTACCCAGCAACTCAATTTTTTCGAGATCAATAAAAAGCTCACGTTCGTGGATCTGCCCGGCTTCGGTTATGCCAAAGTCTCGAAACAAGACCGCCAGCAGTGGCGGCACTTGATCGAAGATTATCTCATCACTTCGAAAAATTTACGCGGCGTCGTGATCATCGTCGATATCCGTCGCGGGCCGGAAGAAGAAGAGGCGGCGCTGTGCAACTTCCTAATGCATTACCGGCGCGCGTTTCTGATCGTGGCAACGAAATGCGACAAGCTCAAGCGTGGGCAAATCGAACAACAGCGCAAGATGATTTCCATGCGCTTGGGGAGTATCCCACCTTTTCTTTTTTCCGCAGAGACCGGCGCCGGCAAAGAAGAGTTATGGCAAGCGTTACTCGATCTGACAGCGCTGGACTCGCAGGCACCGTTCCCGGAGCGGCCTGATGCCTGA
- a CDS encoding glycosyltransferase family 2 protein: MPEVSVIVPTYNRREFVHEAMASVYAQTFLDFELLVVDDGSTDGTAEVMLEFPDARYLWQENLGVSAARNAGAAASRGHLLAFLDSDDLWQPRKLATQVDFFHTHPEAQICQTEEIWLRNGMRINPHHKHRKPSGDIFVRSLALCLVSPSAVMLRRAFFEQLGGFDEHLPACEDYDLWLRIAAMEPVHLLDEPLVIKRGGHADQLSRQFWGMDRFRVKALCKLLDSGVLSPEQYQQTVATLQAKCAILAHGARKRGQDGGEYVQLATTYAR, translated from the coding sequence ATGCCTGAAGTGTCGGTCATCGTTCCGACTTATAACCGGCGCGAGTTCGTCCACGAGGCGATGGCCTCGGTATACGCGCAAACGTTTCTGGACTTCGAGCTGCTCGTCGTCGATGACGGTTCGACCGACGGCACAGCAGAGGTCATGCTCGAGTTTCCCGACGCACGTTACCTGTGGCAAGAGAATCTCGGGGTATCGGCGGCGCGCAATGCTGGCGCGGCGGCGAGCCGTGGGCACCTGTTAGCTTTTCTCGATTCGGACGACCTCTGGCAACCGCGCAAGCTAGCAACCCAAGTCGATTTTTTCCATACGCATCCCGAAGCGCAAATTTGTCAGACCGAAGAAATCTGGCTGCGCAACGGAATGCGGATTAACCCTCACCACAAGCATCGGAAACCCAGTGGCGACATTTTTGTCCGCAGCTTAGCGCTGTGTCTGGTCAGTCCCTCGGCGGTCATGCTGCGGCGCGCATTCTTCGAGCAACTCGGTGGGTTCGACGAACATCTACCAGCCTGCGAAGACTACGACTTGTGGCTACGGATCGCCGCGATGGAGCCGGTGCATTTACTCGACGAGCCACTGGTCATCAAGCGCGGCGGGCATGCCGACCAACTCTCGCGTCAATTCTGGGGCATGGATCGGTTTCGCGTGAAAGCGCTATGCAAGCTGCTGGATTCCGGCGTGCTTTCCCCTGAGCAGTACCAGCAAACCGTGGCCACCTTGCAAGCGAAATGCGCGATCCTGGCGCACGGCGCACGGAAACGCGGGCAAGACGGAGGGGAATACGTGCAACTGGCGACGACGTATGCAAGGTGA
- a CDS encoding radical SAM protein, with translation MKRYQPEEILIERGEENTPVVRRTLDHLPDTPVRIVEPGWEREAPPRDGTDSFAAGKRRLLFTRQRSTFLEHCPAGTSGLVCCNYLVVSLISNCPMDCSYCFLQEYLANNPLLKVFTNVEDLMSEVAKAVDRQPWRQFRIGTGELSDSLALDPLLGFSGDLVPFFAARKNVLLEFKTKSDRIEELLKHDPKDRVVVSWSLTPPAIADTEEHGTASFAERLHAAQRVQAAGYKVGFHFDPLIEYPHWEEGYRDTITQVFSAVDPRRVAWVSLGSLRMTPALRAIARRRFPQTRLLSGEQILCDDGKWRTFQALRVKMYRTITAWLKEAAPQAPQYMCMETTPVWEKVFGHAPSCDKDVARMLTQPNLVAS, from the coding sequence ATGAAACGCTATCAACCTGAAGAAATTTTGATCGAACGCGGCGAGGAAAATACCCCGGTCGTGCGGCGCACACTGGACCATCTGCCAGACACGCCGGTGCGCATTGTCGAGCCTGGGTGGGAACGCGAGGCTCCTCCGCGCGACGGCACCGACTCGTTCGCCGCTGGGAAACGCCGCCTGCTGTTTACTCGTCAGCGTTCGACGTTCCTTGAGCATTGCCCTGCCGGGACTTCCGGCTTGGTATGCTGCAACTATTTGGTGGTAAGTTTGATTTCCAACTGCCCGATGGATTGCAGCTATTGTTTTCTGCAAGAGTATCTCGCGAACAATCCGCTCCTCAAAGTCTTCACCAACGTCGAGGACCTCATGAGCGAAGTCGCCAAAGCGGTGGACCGCCAGCCCTGGCGGCAGTTCCGCATCGGCACCGGCGAACTCTCCGACAGTCTGGCCCTCGATCCGCTTCTGGGATTTTCCGGCGACCTCGTCCCGTTTTTCGCGGCGCGCAAAAATGTGTTGCTCGAATTCAAAACTAAGAGCGATCGCATCGAGGAACTGCTCAAGCATGACCCTAAGGATCGTGTGGTAGTGTCGTGGTCGCTCACGCCACCGGCCATTGCCGATACCGAAGAACACGGCACAGCGTCATTCGCCGAACGGCTCCACGCGGCGCAGCGGGTGCAAGCCGCAGGGTATAAGGTCGGGTTTCATTTCGATCCCTTGATCGAGTATCCGCACTGGGAAGAAGGGTATCGAGACACGATCACGCAGGTCTTCTCGGCAGTCGACCCGCGCCGGGTTGCATGGGTGAGTTTGGGAAGTTTACGCATGACCCCAGCGTTGCGTGCCATCGCGCGCCGTCGTTTTCCTCAGACGCGGTTGCTCTCGGGCGAACAGATACTCTGCGACGATGGCAAGTGGCGCACCTTTCAAGCCTTGCGGGTCAAAATGTACCGCACCATCACCGCTTGGCTCAAAGAAGCGGCCCCACAAGCACCGCAGTACATGTGCATGGAAACCACGCCGGTGTGGGAAAAAGTTTTTGGCCATGCGCCGTCGTGCGATAAGGACGTGGCGCGAATGCTGACCCAGCCGAATCTCGTGGCATCTTGA
- a CDS encoding MFS transporter has protein sequence MLFSQRFASDLDPQVIVISVMTLVIMLGSSVISPVLPLLAQEFGVSYAGAGALVSAFAVGRIPFDFIGGAMVDRTSPRLVASGGAAVVTISALLSARAENFHALLWFRLLGGVGSALFIITAMAFLARTVAPQRMGRAMGFYQSMLLLGVSFGPTVGGLSASVFHSLRAPFWAMAALSFAVTVLCLRWIGEFPAVTSLQGQAAEKRPTIGQGAVAQLLRDATFRFVCVLTFLIFAVRSGMMQNLIPLFARQETGVGETGIGILQSLCSIANFAILWHAGRLLDQAGRLRVTLPIVWLTAGVILLCPWATTLTRLALISSAFGIVVGYLGPAPAAIIADIAPRGAVGSVMGMYRVSGDFGLLLGPVFVGWAAERFGFTWAFLTVAACTVCVALLGLGARETLGSRQDGSA, from the coding sequence GTGCTTTTTTCCCAGCGCTTTGCCTCCGATCTCGATCCACAAGTCATTGTCATTTCTGTCATGACGCTGGTAATCATGCTGGGCTCCAGTGTGATCTCGCCGGTGCTGCCACTGTTGGCGCAGGAATTCGGGGTTTCGTATGCCGGTGCCGGGGCGCTGGTCTCGGCATTCGCGGTAGGTCGCATTCCTTTCGATTTCATCGGCGGGGCGATGGTGGATCGTACGAGTCCGCGTCTGGTCGCCAGCGGTGGAGCGGCAGTAGTCACGATTTCCGCCCTGTTGTCCGCCCGGGCAGAGAATTTCCACGCGCTCCTCTGGTTTCGGCTGCTCGGCGGTGTCGGGTCGGCATTGTTCATTATCACGGCCATGGCATTTCTGGCACGCACGGTGGCGCCGCAGCGCATGGGCAGAGCAATGGGGTTTTACCAAAGTATGCTGCTGCTGGGTGTCTCGTTCGGTCCCACAGTCGGTGGCCTCTCGGCCAGCGTGTTCCACAGTTTGCGAGCGCCCTTCTGGGCGATGGCGGCGTTGTCCTTCGCAGTGACCGTCCTGTGTTTGCGGTGGATCGGCGAGTTCCCTGCGGTGACTTCTCTACAGGGGCAAGCCGCAGAAAAGCGACCGACAATAGGGCAAGGCGCTGTGGCACAACTCCTCCGTGATGCTACCTTTCGCTTCGTCTGCGTTCTCACGTTTCTGATTTTCGCCGTTCGGTCGGGGATGATGCAGAACTTGATCCCGTTGTTCGCACGGCAAGAAACCGGCGTGGGGGAAACCGGCATCGGGATTCTGCAATCGTTGTGCTCGATCGCCAATTTCGCGATTCTCTGGCATGCTGGCCGCTTGCTCGATCAAGCTGGGCGCTTGCGCGTGACGCTCCCTATTGTCTGGCTGACGGCTGGTGTGATTCTGCTGTGTCCATGGGCAACAACCCTGACACGGCTGGCCTTGATCAGCAGTGCCTTTGGGATAGTCGTGGGCTATCTTGGCCCGGCACCGGCGGCGATCATCGCTGACATTGCCCCTAGAGGAGCAGTCGGCTCTGTCATGGGCATGTATCGCGTAAGTGGAGACTTCGGGCTACTCCTCGGTCCAGTGTTTGTGGGCTGGGCAGCGGAACGTTTCGGGTTTACTTGGGCGTTTCTGACCGTTGCCGCATGTACGGTGTGTGTGGCGCTGCTCGGACTCGGGGCGCGCGAAACTCTAGGGTCGCGGCAAGACGGCAGTGCGTAA
- a CDS encoding flavin reductase, translated as MEQKLAEALSAITTGIYVLTVSEGLLRHGMSSSWVTQVSGDPPLIMAAVDRHHFSHGILARQGVFGLNVVGRNNKALEDYFFSAAARKPENLETFAYDLGETGVPLLCLAMAVLECRVVASYPAGDHTLFVASVVRAEVREQDRPITSLDLPYVYVGTVVQRH; from the coding sequence ATGGAACAAAAGCTCGCCGAAGCGTTAAGCGCAATCACCACCGGCATCTACGTGTTGACGGTAAGCGAAGGGCTGCTACGACACGGCATGTCCTCGTCGTGGGTTACGCAAGTCTCCGGCGACCCGCCGCTGATTATGGCGGCAGTCGATCGGCACCATTTCAGTCACGGCATTCTCGCACGCCAAGGCGTGTTCGGCTTGAACGTCGTCGGCAGGAACAACAAGGCTCTGGAGGATTATTTCTTCTCCGCCGCCGCTCGTAAGCCGGAGAACCTCGAAACGTTCGCCTATGACTTGGGAGAGACCGGGGTGCCGCTCCTGTGCTTGGCGATGGCGGTGTTGGAGTGTCGCGTCGTGGCGAGCTACCCTGCCGGCGATCACACGCTTTTTGTCGCGTCGGTCGTGCGCGCGGAGGTACGCGAACAAGATCGTCCCATCACTTCGCTCGACCTTCCCTATGTGTACGTGGGGACGGTCGTTCAACGTCATTGA
- a CDS encoding flavin reductase family protein — protein sequence MDQRELRNVMGNFATGVTIITTKNAAGKPFGLTANAFSSLSLDPPLLLICVDKKVDCYACFDKSQVFGVNFLSEDQDQLSTRFATKGIEKFEGVSYQLGELGVALLDGAAVHIECKVASAYEGGDHTIYVGEVQTAKVLGDRPLLFFRGKYFKLPQ from the coding sequence ATCGATCAACGCGAGCTGCGCAACGTCATGGGGAATTTCGCCACCGGCGTGACGATTATCACCACCAAGAACGCAGCCGGAAAACCTTTTGGACTGACGGCAAACGCCTTTAGTTCGCTCTCGCTCGATCCCCCGCTCCTGCTCATCTGTGTCGATAAGAAAGTCGATTGCTATGCTTGCTTCGACAAATCCCAGGTCTTTGGCGTGAACTTTCTCAGTGAAGATCAGGATCAGCTTTCCACCCGCTTCGCCACCAAAGGTATCGAGAAATTCGAAGGCGTTTCCTACCAACTCGGAGAGCTTGGCGTGGCGCTCCTCGACGGCGCTGCGGTGCATATCGAATGCAAAGTCGCCAGCGCCTACGAGGGCGGCGATCACACCATTTATGTGGGCGAGGTACAAACCGCTAAGGTGCTCGGCGACCGCCCGCTGCTGTTTTTCCGGGGCAAGTATTTTAAGTTGCCGCAATGA
- a CDS encoding 2,3-bisphosphoglycerate-dependent phosphoglycerate mutase → MGQLVLLRHGESQWNLENRFTGWVDVPLSPKGEQEARQAGEKLKAAGVRFDLVFTSVLQRAIRTMEIALEVLGQSGLPVERDQALNERHYGDLQGLNKAETAKKFGDEQVHIWRRSYDVAPPGGESLKDTAARTLPYFEAKILPAVQAGHNVLVAAHGNSLRSVVMHLDRLTREQVLELNLGTGVPIVYEIDAEGKVLKKQVL, encoded by the coding sequence ATGGGACAGTTAGTATTACTTCGTCATGGCGAATCGCAATGGAACCTGGAAAATCGCTTCACTGGCTGGGTCGATGTGCCGCTTTCTCCGAAAGGCGAACAAGAGGCGCGTCAGGCCGGGGAGAAACTGAAAGCTGCGGGCGTACGGTTCGATCTCGTGTTCACGTCTGTGCTTCAGCGCGCCATCCGCACGATGGAAATTGCGCTTGAGGTCCTTGGGCAAAGCGGTCTACCGGTGGAGCGGGATCAAGCGCTGAACGAACGGCACTATGGCGATCTGCAAGGACTGAATAAGGCAGAGACCGCGAAGAAGTTCGGAGACGAGCAGGTGCATATTTGGCGCCGCAGCTACGATGTGGCGCCACCGGGCGGCGAGAGCTTGAAAGATACCGCCGCACGCACCTTGCCATATTTCGAGGCGAAGATCCTCCCCGCCGTTCAAGCCGGACACAACGTGCTTGTCGCCGCGCACGGCAACAGCCTCCGTTCGGTGGTTATGCATCTTGACCGACTCACGCGCGAACAAGTGTTGGAGCTGAATCTCGGCACCGGCGTGCCGATCGTTTACGAAATCGATGCTGAAGGGAAAGTGCTCAAGAAGCAGGTGTTGTAG
- a CDS encoding DUF3108 domain-containing protein — protein MRTAFVVSIGLVSMVCLLPSGFAAEKRVWPEAPPAPARTRPAQVSPVFAAGEALSYVAKLNDLPAGDGALRLWTDRQPERDIYRVMAHGHTNELVDMLFRVRGTVDGAFTVDGLNPISFRFAYTERDRPQELDVRFDPAKKMLIGLSKRKDQARERSEPAAGVNDPLSALYVLRSRELTPGTPQRLEVFTGKDRYRIVAHVVRRESILVSGEERPAIRLQLEGVQFGDDKQKNALPEETLLWVSPDARHVPLKLESLLPFGLLVVELNEH, from the coding sequence ATGCGTACAGCCTTTGTCGTCAGTATCGGACTCGTGTCGATGGTGTGTCTGTTGCCCTCCGGCTTCGCGGCGGAGAAGCGCGTGTGGCCGGAGGCACCGCCGGCCCCGGCTCGGACACGGCCTGCTCAGGTGTCGCCGGTGTTTGCTGCCGGCGAGGCGCTCTCCTACGTTGCCAAGCTCAATGACCTTCCCGCCGGAGACGGTGCGTTACGGCTGTGGACGGATCGTCAACCGGAGCGAGACATCTATCGGGTGATGGCGCACGGACACACGAACGAACTCGTGGATATGCTTTTTCGGGTGCGCGGGACGGTGGACGGTGCATTCACCGTCGATGGCTTAAATCCGATTTCGTTTCGGTTCGCGTACACGGAAAGAGACCGACCCCAAGAGTTGGATGTGCGCTTCGATCCGGCGAAGAAAATGCTGATTGGCCTGAGCAAGAGAAAAGACCAAGCGCGCGAGCGTAGCGAACCGGCGGCGGGGGTGAACGATCCATTGTCGGCGTTGTATGTATTACGGAGCCGGGAGCTGACTCCCGGTACGCCGCAGCGGCTAGAGGTCTTTACCGGAAAAGATCGCTATCGCATCGTCGCGCACGTAGTGCGACGCGAGAGCATTCTCGTATCCGGCGAAGAGCGGCCCGCTATCCGCCTGCAACTCGAAGGGGTCCAGTTCGGCGACGACAAGCAAAAAAACGCCCTTCCAGAGGAGACCCTTCTTTGGGTCTCTCCCGATGCGAGACACGTGCCTTTGAAGCTCGAAAGCCTGCTCCCGTTCGGTCTGCTCGTCGTGGAGTTGAACGAGCACTAG
- a CDS encoding DEAD/DEAH box helicase, with translation MRRIRDLRKYELPDTLLDIWTQQQGEFLLPVQEVAVQRYGLFEGRSLVISSPTSSGKTFVGEMAAMRATFAGKRVLYLTPLRALAEEKFQTFQARYGNYGVKVVVSSRDRREFDHDIEQGDFHLAVLVYEKLSQLLVRQPHLLRSVALVVVDELQMLGDPERGPGLELSLAKLLASQPRPQLLGLSAVLREAQPVAEWLEADLLSQDERPVELYRGVLLGGRFRYKAYNSGEEGEQRLATTESDDPREILFMNVKHLVEQDEQVLIFLKGKRDTVQCALALAEALQRPPAHEALAALESLEETSLKAQLRTAFSGSVAFHHADLTSEERAVVETFFRNGTLRAIACTTTLAFGVNLPATTVFIEAVKWDTDKRTGAAIETPISWAEYENISGRAGRLGFKDEFGRSILIATNQFQADLLWRSYVMGEQEQFSPAPGQEGLADRVLNLIASKVCLSKEELYAFFPLTYLGFQQRGKMAGITAAIDKALAALERAQLITVGNDDHLEASTLGEAAARKGIRAATAVRLARFFETAHGRAIPEVELFYFLSQTEEGKKTHLPLSSTEHRGRIYESKIGEYLHERGEEPGEDLKRLLNARMLPTSQETRSAKMALLLMGWAQGEELSQLESRYQCYAGAILTTSDEVSWLVDAAAEVAQVMGWNPAERLAELAECTRFGVSAACLPLARAQIPGLGREDIRTLVEAGLDSPAALREAATDVLARYLSFKQIETLRAALQ, from the coding sequence ATGCGACGTATCCGTGACTTGCGCAAATATGAATTGCCGGACACCTTGCTCGACATTTGGACTCAACAACAAGGCGAGTTTCTCTTGCCCGTGCAAGAAGTGGCGGTGCAGCGGTATGGCTTATTCGAGGGGCGAAGTTTGGTCATCTCCTCCCCCACGTCGTCGGGGAAAACTTTCGTCGGGGAAATGGCGGCCATGCGCGCGACCTTCGCCGGCAAGCGGGTCCTCTACCTCACACCGCTGCGGGCACTGGCCGAGGAGAAATTCCAGACCTTCCAAGCACGGTACGGGAACTACGGCGTCAAAGTCGTGGTCTCCTCCCGAGATCGGCGCGAGTTCGATCATGACATCGAACAAGGCGACTTTCACCTTGCCGTGCTCGTCTACGAAAAGCTCTCGCAACTGCTGGTGCGCCAACCGCATCTGCTGCGCAGCGTTGCACTTGTCGTCGTGGATGAGTTGCAGATGCTCGGCGATCCAGAGCGCGGCCCCGGCCTCGAACTCTCGCTCGCCAAGTTGCTCGCCTCGCAGCCGCGTCCGCAGTTGCTCGGACTTTCCGCCGTGCTGCGCGAAGCCCAACCGGTAGCAGAGTGGCTGGAGGCCGATCTGCTCTCGCAGGACGAACGCCCGGTGGAACTCTATCGCGGCGTGCTGTTGGGGGGCCGCTTCCGCTACAAAGCCTACAACAGCGGGGAAGAGGGAGAACAGCGTCTGGCAACGACGGAGTCCGACGACCCGCGCGAAATCTTGTTCATGAACGTGAAACACTTAGTCGAGCAAGACGAGCAAGTGTTGATCTTTCTCAAAGGGAAGCGCGATACCGTGCAGTGCGCGCTGGCACTGGCGGAGGCACTGCAACGGCCACCGGCGCACGAAGCCCTGGCCGCGCTGGAGTCTCTAGAGGAAACCTCTCTCAAAGCTCAATTACGGACGGCGTTCTCCGGCAGTGTGGCGTTTCATCATGCCGACCTCACCTCGGAGGAGCGTGCGGTCGTAGAAACGTTTTTTCGCAACGGCACTCTGCGAGCGATTGCCTGCACCACCACTTTGGCATTCGGTGTGAACTTGCCGGCGACGACGGTTTTCATCGAAGCCGTCAAATGGGATACCGACAAACGCACTGGAGCAGCGATCGAAACGCCGATTTCCTGGGCGGAATACGAGAACATTTCCGGGCGGGCCGGGCGCCTGGGTTTCAAGGACGAGTTCGGTCGCTCGATCCTGATCGCCACTAACCAGTTTCAGGCTGACCTCTTGTGGCGCAGCTATGTGATGGGTGAACAGGAACAGTTCTCGCCCGCGCCTGGACAGGAAGGACTGGCGGACCGGGTCCTGAATCTCATCGCCTCGAAAGTGTGTCTGAGTAAAGAGGAATTGTACGCCTTCTTTCCCTTGACCTACCTCGGCTTTCAGCAACGGGGAAAAATGGCGGGAATCACTGCCGCAATCGACAAAGCGCTGGCCGCCTTGGAACGTGCGCAGCTCATCACTGTGGGGAACGATGACCATCTTGAAGCCTCTACTCTGGGTGAAGCTGCGGCACGCAAAGGCATCCGTGCGGCGACGGCAGTGCGGCTGGCGCGGTTCTTCGAAACGGCGCACGGGCGTGCGATTCCCGAAGTGGAGTTGTTCTACTTCTTGAGTCAAACCGAAGAAGGAAAGAAGACGCACCTCCCGCTGTCGAGCACGGAACATCGCGGGCGTATATACGAAAGCAAAATCGGTGAATATCTGCACGAGCGCGGCGAAGAGCCGGGTGAAGATTTGAAGCGCCTGCTCAACGCGCGCATGCTCCCCACTTCTCAAGAAACACGCTCGGCGAAGATGGCGCTTTTGCTCATGGGCTGGGCGCAAGGAGAAGAGCTGTCGCAGCTCGAAAGTCGCTATCAATGCTACGCCGGCGCGATCCTCACGACCTCGGACGAGGTGAGTTGGTTGGTGGACGCAGCGGCGGAAGTCGCGCAGGTCATGGGCTGGAACCCTGCCGAGCGTCTCGCCGAATTGGCGGAGTGCACGCGCTTCGGCGTGTCCGCCGCATGTCTGCCTCTGGCGCGCGCACAGATCCCCGGGCTTGGGCGCGAGGACATCCGTACGTTGGTGGAAGCCGGGCTCGACTCGCCTGCAGCACTGCGGGAAGCCGCGACCGACGTTTTGGCGCGCTACCTGTCCTTCAAACAAATCGAAACCCTGCGCGCGGCATTGCAGTAA